A region of the Vanrija pseudolonga chromosome 2, complete sequence genome:
AACAGGTGTATGGTGTGGTGTTGGTGTGGGTGTGCTGTCTACCAGATGCGCTTGACCATGGTCCAGCGGTCGACCTCTTCGAGCCGCCaggccttcttcttgcctgCTTTTGGGGCTTCCTctgcctccttctcggcgccgcctctCTGTGCGGGCCTCGGTGTAGACGTCGTCGAGTGGTCAGgcaggtcgtcgaccacTTGCGAGAGGTACTTTCGAGTTTCTTTCTCGTATGCCTGGGCGCGTCAGCTGGGGGCACGGTGCTTCTAGCTCACAATCTCCTCCTTGTTCTGCCCCACGGCCGTCCGGCCAAAGTTGTTGACCTTGTCCtctgcctcgcgctcgtccatGCCGGCTTGACGGAGAGCAGAGTAGCTGAGAAgtccgaggccaagaaggatCTTGAGCACGACAAGGCTGCAAGGGTCAGAGAGCATCGCGAcggcccactcaccatcccCAGATAATAATAGCCACGAGGATACCAGCGGTCCACTTCAGTGCGGTCCATAACCAGCCCGAGCTGAGCGCCTGTCCATCAATGGCATGCGTTGATGTCATGATCATGCCGACAGCCTGGGCTCCCATACGgatgacgagcacggcgagcgggATGGCCGCGATACCAAGCCGCCTGGCAACGAGCGGAGCCTGGTCGAGCAGGATTGGGTGCTTTCTTTTCTGATCACGACCGCGCCCACTGCCAATGGTGCCTGCAAGCAACACGTCCTTGGCGAGGACGTCTGTGAAGCGGCCGTAGACAGTCGCACGGACGTGGTTGAACTTGGCGATGAAGGCATGCTTGAGCCAGTCGACCATCATCTCGGAAGCCAGGACGAAGAGGACGGGCTTGATGTCAGTTGAGCGGAGCTTTGGGGAACTCACAGAGAGGATTCTCTCCAGTAGACTCTTGCCGCGGGTAAAGCTACGAGGAAGGAAGGCCAGGTCTGAGCCCGACATCTCAATCATGTTGCGGATAGcaatgacgacgagcatAAGGCCCAGTTGGAAgcgctcgacaatgtcggcacACATGATCTGGAAGAGGTTCTCCTTCTCAAACTTCTTGAAGACAGCTGGCGGGGTCAGTTGGATATGAAGACAATGGTGCCACCCACAGCCCTTGATCTCCACAAACTGGTTACTAATAAGGAGTGAAATGAGAGTGTAGTCGTAAGAGTTGATTGCGACGTTGAGCGAGATGAGCATGTAGAAGAAAATAAGGGTGTGGACCACTGGGTGGGTTAGCTTTGACTCCACGCACGACGACACCCACAGACATATCCTAATGAGAGTGTGAAGAAGAAGAATGGTCTGGCCTGTTCGCGTTTCCTACGGCGACCAGGGCCGCTGGCGTATCCCAGCGTGTCGCGTGCAAAGAGTGTGTCGAGGACGTCTTGTCCAAAAGCGCAGCAGAGGCGGTCGCCGATCTGTGTGGGTTAGACCGTGGGTGCAGCGTTACCCACCTCGAGGGCGTTGAAGATGACATAGAGCTTGATGGTGTCCTGACCTCGCACAGAGTGGTACATCTTGCTGGTATCGGTCgacaggccgaggatgagTGCGGGAatggtgaggaggagcatGCGAAGGAGCGACTGGAGGTGGGACGGCGGGATCTTGCTCGCTCCCTGGCCGCgcacgaggcggacgagAATGCTCCACGCGGCAAAGAGTGCGCGGATAGGGAGAATGGTAAAGTTGTACAAGAACCCGTCGAGGCagaggagcgcgccgaagAGGGTCACCTTCTCCACGGCGAGAGGCACCGCGAGGAAGTTTGCTATCCGCTCCCTTGTTGTCAGCAGCGCCCCGCACCCCAACTCACCACTTGCCATCTGCGATCCAGCCTTCCCACTGCTCGGCAGCGTCCTCGTCACGTAACAGGTCCCAGATACTCAGGCCTGCGCGGTCGCTCGGGACGTTGGGcggcaagtcgtcgtcgatcttgacctcgtcggcgttcTCCACCTCGTTGACCGACGTCGGGCTGAGCGGGGGCGATGTGATCGTCTCCAACTCGCCACCGTCGTATCCTGCCTCCTTTGCCAGCCGAGCCGCTTCTACAGCtccatgctgctgctcgagcgtgTGGCGTCGCGACCGCGCGGGATAAAAGTCCTCGTTGGCGCTTCGTTCGtccgccgagtcgagcgacgagcggcgtagctcgccgagcccctGACGTTGGAACACGTCGTGCAGGTCGTCCATGTCGAGCATGCGGGACGGGACGCTGAGGTCGGACGCGCGCGGACTGGGCGGGAGCGACGAGTATGTCGTTGGccggtgctcgtcgtcgtcccggTATCGCGACTTCTTGGGCGAgacggcggggtcgcgcggcTCGATCACCGGTGCAGGGGTcagcgtcgagctcgagctcatgCGCGCAAAGGGCGGAATGTCAAGCGTGTCATCCAGCGCGGATACCTGGCGTCGTCAGTAACGCCTGACACCCAGCGCccacctcgtgctcgtggGCGTCCTCTTCGAGCTCCAGCGGATCGAGCAcgatcgccgcggcgccggccacTGCGCCGTTCCACGAGTGCGGGCGTGGTGGCTTGGACCCTTCCGCAGCAGCTGCGCCTAGCCATGATTCTTCGCCCGCCATGGTCAGTGGCAATGTGTGTAAGAGAGAGTGAGTTGAGTGAGGGTTGTAGCAAGTGTGGGGGAGATTGTTGGATTGGCGCTTGACCGGCCTGCGAGCCGGTGATGCCGCTTGCCGTGCCTGAAAACAACTGTTGAAATCAAGACACGCGTCACAACCCCCCCGCATCGACCATCTCGTTCCCCAACCCACACCCTCCTTCTCGCCATCGGTGCAGGGGCCAGCATGCCCACAAGAAACGGCGAGAAACGAGCAAGGCCAcaggccaacggcgacgcCTCGGACGCCGTATGGGAAAAGGTCCTCTGGCGACGGCAGCCGTTCCCGGACAACTACGTCCCACCATcgtacctcgccgagctggacagCCTGCGTGAGtaccgcccaccaccgcctaCCACtgagctgacgccgacgccagctccacgcccgcgcccacgcCTTTTCCCGCTCATGCTCGCCACGCTGCCCGTGTcgcagcacctcgccgtcatcgccctCTTCCTTGCCGTGTTCTACGCGatgctcgtcggcgactttggcgcggccgaggtcgggtGGAGCTGTACTGCGCTCGAATTGGCAGCGTACGCGCTCTGGCGGTTCGGATGGGGGAGTGacaaggcggccaagacggAGTGTGCGTCTGCTTGCGTTTGCTCGTTGATGTAGCTGACACCGCGACagccctcctccccgtctCCGGGGCCCTCaggccgctcctcctccc
Encoded here:
- the SPBC13G1.05 gene encoding Endoplasmic reticulum membrane protein 65; amino-acid sequence: MAGEESWLGAAAAEGSKPPRPHSWNGAVAGAAAIVLDPLELEEDAHEHEVSALDDTLDIPPFARMSSSSTLTPAPVIEPRDPAVSPKKSRYRDDDEHRPTTYSSLPPSPRASDLSVPSRMLDMDDLHDVFQRQGLGELRRSSLDSADERSANEDFYPARSRRHTLEQQHGAVEAARLAKEAGYDGGELETITSPPLSPTSVNEVENADEVKIDDDLPPNVPSDRAGLSIWDLLRDEDAAEQWEGWIADGKWERIANFLAVPLAVEKVTLFGALLCLDGFLYNFTILPIRALFAAWSILVRLVRGQGASKIPPSHLQSLLRMLLLTIPALILGLSTDTSKMYHSVRGQDTIKLYVIFNALEIGDRLCCAFGQDVLDTLFARDTLGYASGPGRRRKREQARPFFFFTLSLGYVLVHTLIFFYMLISLNVAINSYDYTLISLLISNQFVEIKGSVFKKFEKENLFQIMCADIVERFQLGLMLVVIAIRNMIEMSGSDLAFLPRSFTRGKSLLERILSVSSPKLRSTDIKPVLFVLASEMMVDWLKHAFIAKFNHVRATVYGRFTDVLAKDVLLAGTIGSGRGRDQKRKHPILLDQAPLVARRLGIAAIPLAVLVIRMGAQAVGMIMTSTHAIDGQALSSGWLWTALKWTAGILVAIIIWGCLVVLKILLGLGLLSYSALRQAGMDEREAEDKVNNFGRTAVGQNKEEIAYEKETRKYLSQVVDDLPDHSTTSTPRPAQRGGAEKEAEEAPKAGKKKAWRLEEVDRWTMVKRIW